Genomic DNA from Streptomyces sp. NBC_01571:
TCGCGAAGGACTGCGTACGCCACAGCGGCTGCCCGCTGGGCGGCGCGGGTACCAGCCCGGACCAGGTGGGCAAGAACCTCAGCGCCTTCTTCAAGAAGCTCGACTCGAACCCCATCCCGACCGGCGACGCGAAACGCCGTCAGCTCACCGAGTCGCTCGCGACGACGGGCGTGATCGCGGCGATGTACGACCAGGCGGCCTGGCCCCAGCTGCGTGAGGCGCTCAGCGCGGCGATGAAGGACAAGGACGGGGCGGGCCTGCTCGCCCTCTCCGACAGCTACTACGAGCGTGACGCCGAGGGCCACTACACGAACCTGATGTACGCCAACGCGGCCGTGAACTGCCTCGATCTCCCGGCCGCCTTCTCCAGCCCCGACCAGCTGGAGAAGAGCCTCCCCACCTTCGAGAAGGCGTCCCCCGTCTTCGGCGACGGCCTGGCCTGGGCCTCCCTGAACTGCGCGTACTGGCCCGTGAAACCAACGGGGGAGCCCCACCGCATCGAGGCGAAGGGCGCGGGCCCGATCCTGGTGGTCGGCACCACCCGGGACCCGGCCACCCCCTATGCCTGGGCCGAGTCCCTCGCCAGGCAGCTCTCCTCCGCCACACTCCTGACCTACGTCGGCGACGGCCACACCGCCTACGGCCGCGGCAGCGTCTGCATCGACTCCGCGATCAACCGCTACCTCCTCGACGGGACCCCTCCACCCAAGGGAAAGCGCTGCTCATAGCCCTCCCGCACGCCCCGGATCCGGGCCCTCCGGGGCGTGTACGGAGCACCCTCGGAAACTGTGTAGACTTACCGCGTTGCTGATCGCACCATAGTGCGGACGGCGCGCCGCCTTAGCTCAGATGGCCAGAGCAACGCACTCGTAATGCGTAGGTCTCGGGTTCGAATCCCGAAGGCGGCTCTGTAGAAGCCCCAGGATTCTCACTCGCCGTGACCTGGGGCTTTTGCTTTTTGCTGGATACGGCGGCCGCGCCGTGCACGAGCCGCGCGGCGGTCCCCAGTCTCAGTTGCGGGCTCAGAGGCAGCTGCCGGGGCGGGCAGGTGGGCGTCACCCATGCGGCGCATGGTGTCCTTCGAGAGGTGCGAGCGGCCCTTGACCTAACGGCGCGTCTGACTGATCTGGGTGTACTGCCAGGATCTCCATGATGATGGTCGGCATGTCCACGCCCAGCTCGTTTCAGGACATCAGCTCCCGGACCGCGTGGGTCAGCTCGGGAGAGGCGCGTCGCTCGACCAGAACGTCGACTTCACGTTCGGCGCCGGCAGCCTCTGCTTCGAGTAGTCCGGGCCGTTCGGCTTGCTGGTTGGCGGAGCAACCTCGGACTTCTCCGCACACGGGGTGGTGACGCTCAGGTGGGCCTGGCCAGTGGTCCCGATCAGGACTTCGAGCTGGAAGCCGTCCTGGGTCTCGAAGTTGGCCGCCAGCCCGTTCTGACTCGCCGCGACGAACTTGTAGCCTTTCCCCTTCCAGTGGCGTTCCAATACGCCGAGGAAGCTGGCACGCCGTTCGGCCGAGATGATCGTCATGACGGAACGATCGCGGTCCACATAGCAGTCACCCGGCATTGAGTACGTGTGCGTCCACTGAACGGGAGGCTTGATGGCCGCAAACGTCTCGTCCAGAATCGCGTCCGCCTTGTCGGCCGCCTCTTGCATGTTCATATTCGATTGGCTTTCCTTGCTTGAGGACGCGGTACCTGTCGAGCCGCACCCAGCCAGAAGCAGAACCAGCACTGCGGCCGCTGCAACCCTTTTCCTCATCGCGGCGTCTCCCTCGTGACGTATCCCGGCTGTCCTGCGGTAATGGCAGCGATGTTTCGCGCAGAAACCTTATCCTTTCCATCCTCTGGGGAGAAGTAATTACTATGGGCATCGATATCCAACTTCGAGTCCAACACGTCGGGGAAGGAAGGATGAACTAGCTCCGGTCCGGGCAAGGTCTCGAATCTGTTGGCGCCGAACGCTTTGCTCGCCGGATCCTTGCCGAACCAGATGTCGTCGTCACCCCGGTCTGCGATTTCTCCTCCGAGGTACGCGCCAAACGGCCCTCCCCCGAAGAATCCCATGGTTCCTGCCGCGGCTTCCTTTGACGAAGGGAGCCTGGTGACGATGTCGTTCTCGGCCGCGCCCACCCAGACGTGATCCTTGCCCACACCTAGGTCCGCCGCCTTGTCAACGCCGACGCCGGGACTGCCGACGAGGATGATGTCATCGGCCCCCGGAATCCCTCCTGCCTCCTGTGTGGCGGCCCCCACCAGTCGAGAACCGTAGGAATGCCCAATGGCAGTAATGTGAGGATCGGCATGCTCGTTGGTCGCCGAAATTCCACTCATGAAACTGTTGTAAGCGGGGGCGCCGCGCTCAGCGTCGTCCGTGGTCATTACATCGATCGATTGCGGGGCATCGTAGCCGAGCCATACGATCGCGGATGAGGAGGGATCGATACCCTGGGCGCCCTTAGCCGTATCGAAGGCACGTTTCACCGTGCCGTCGGCAAAACCGGAATTAAGTTTAGTGCCCAATCCAGGCACGTAAGCGGAGACGTTCTTCGAGGTGTCAGGGTTCCCGAAGGCAACGATTGCTCTCCCGTTTCCTTCGAGGCCGACCCCTAGTAGGAACATCGGCGGCTGACTGCCCGAGTCGAGCTTGGTCCGGATACCTTTCAGTCCGTCAAGCTTGTCTTTGAACGCCTCGTCGTGCCTGGCCTCCAACTCAGCGATGAGAAGTTGGATGTTCCCGCGGTTTGCTTCGTCGCGGACCACGGCCGGGATGCCGTCCAGGTTTCCGATGATTTCCGGGAAGGCCGCCTTGTACTCCGCGCGCTCCTCGTCGCTGAGGTTGTCCCACCACTCCTTGCGGTCGGTGGGCGACTTGTCCAACGGGACGTGGTCCGCGATGTAGTCACTCGCGGCAGAACTCACAGCGTCGACGTCGGACGCTACGTCTGCCCATACCTCGGTGTTGACGTTCAGGCCTGGTGCCGCTTTGAGCTTGCGCAGTGCCTTGCTGTACCGATCGTCGATCTCCTGGGCTTCCCTTACGGCGTGGGCGATGCGGTCGGCGATGTCCACAGCTTTGGCGTAGTGCGGGTTCGGACTCTTGAACCGAGGATCGTTCGGCGCCAGCCTCGGTGACTGAAATCCACTGTTGTTGCTCGTGACCAGACCGTTGTTGCCCAGAACCGTGCCGCCGGGGATCGGCTCACCGGTGAGCTCGTTCGTACCGCTGGCGGGATACGTGATGGCGCCGTTCTCGTTGACGGTGTACGCCAGCGCGACCGCGTCGTCCAGTGCCTCAGTCAGACGCCGCTTGGGGGCAGCGATTTCGGACGAGAAGCCGTCGAGGGCTCCAGTGATCAGACCGCACTCGACCTGGGTGTAGTGGAAGTTCTCCGAGAGTTTCCGCAGCTGCTTGAGTGCCGCGTCCGCGGCCTCACCCTCATTGGCCTTTCGCATGGCCGCGGTGATCTGGTTGTCGATGCGGTCCTTGGCCGCGTCGGCCATGCCGTTCATCGCGCGGTACCCGTCCGCCGCGTCCGCGTACTCGGTCGGTTTGAGGGCCTTGAGAGTCAGGTGGTCCATGCTTCCGGGTCACTGCCCCTTGGCCTGGCCGCGGCTGGCCGGCGCGTCCTCGTAGTACTTGGACTTCAGCTTGGCGATCTCGGCCTCGATGACCTCGTCGGTCCGTAGCTGGTCGTTGCCCGTCTTCTCGAGTACTCCGGCAAGCCCGTCGCACACCCCGCTCACGTCCTTGACGTAGCGTCTCCAGGAGTCGTAAACCCCCTTCTGGGCCGCCGCGGTCAGGCACCCGGCCCCCTTCTCGAGTCCCGTCTGGCCCGACTCCGCCTTCGCCCACGCCTTGCCAAGGTCTTCCCGTAACGAACCGACGCCTTCCCCCGCCTTGGTCCACGCCGCCTTGTCGGACCTCAGCTCGTCGGCACCGACGCTACTGCCACCCGAAGTGGAACCTCCGGGGTCGGCAGGTAGTTGGTTGAGCTGCATCTGTGTGGTGTGCCGCTCGACAGCCGCGGTCTTGAGCTGCTCCCACTCATCCCACGCCATGCCTGGCCCCCTCCCCGTGCCTCGTCGTACACCGACGAGTGGATGCGAACGTGTGACAGCATCGTTTTGGTGATCGAGAAGTACCGTAGCGCCGTTCATCACCTGCCCCATCCGCACCGGTAACCATCGCACCTGAGTATCTGTACTCATGTGGAACAAGGGCCTCGGTCGGAAGGGCTGACGCTGCTCGGGGCCGAATGCGGAGGATGAGTGAGCCCGGTTTCTGCGTAAGGGAATTGGCTCAGGGGGATCGTGGCCGCCTGGAGCGACGCTGCGGGGGCCTTCCGGGCAGTACTGCCGTCCCGACACCCGGCGAGATCCGGAGGGTGCTGTCGTCGTC
This window encodes:
- a CDS encoding alpha/beta hydrolase, whose protein sequence is MDHLTLKALKPTEYADAADGYRAMNGMADAAKDRIDNQITAAMRKANEGEAADAALKQLRKLSENFHYTQVECGLITGALDGFSSEIAAPKRRLTEALDDAVALAYTVNENGAITYPASGTNELTGEPIPGGTVLGNNGLVTSNNSGFQSPRLAPNDPRFKSPNPHYAKAVDIADRIAHAVREAQEIDDRYSKALRKLKAAPGLNVNTEVWADVASDVDAVSSAASDYIADHVPLDKSPTDRKEWWDNLSDEERAEYKAAFPEIIGNLDGIPAVVRDEANRGNIQLLIAELEARHDEAFKDKLDGLKGIRTKLDSGSQPPMFLLGVGLEGNGRAIVAFGNPDTSKNVSAYVPGLGTKLNSGFADGTVKRAFDTAKGAQGIDPSSSAIVWLGYDAPQSIDVMTTDDAERGAPAYNSFMSGISATNEHADPHITAIGHSYGSRLVGAATQEAGGIPGADDIILVGSPGVGVDKAADLGVGKDHVWVGAAENDIVTRLPSSKEAAAGTMGFFGGGPFGAYLGGEIADRGDDDIWFGKDPASKAFGANRFETLPGPELVHPSFPDVLDSKLDIDAHSNYFSPEDGKDKVSARNIAAITAGQPGYVTRETPR